A window of bacterium genomic DNA:
GGATCGTCACCTCGCTGCGCAGCCGCTCCTCCGGCGTCAGCCAGGAGGCCCGCTCCTGCTCGCGGTAGGCCCGGGCGAACTCCTCATGGGTGGCCGCGATCATGTAGCGGGCGTAGAAGACGTCGCCCGTCCCCATCTGCACCAGTTCGCTCAGGTCGGCCAGCAATCCATCGCGCGCCGCCTTCTTGTCGGCCAGATCCTGCTCGAAGCGAAGCTCGGGTTGATGCAGGGCCAGACGCTGGTAATCCTCGAAGCGCCAGCCCACCAGTTTGCGCAGGGCGCGCGAGGCGTAGAGCGGATTGCCCGCCCCGCCCCGCCGCAGCAGCTGGCGGTTTCGCTCCACCGCCTCGCGGTACTCGGCGCGGGCGGCCGGCTCGTCCCGTTGGCGCTGCAGGTACTCGGCCCGCTCGACATAGGCCTGCACAGTGCGCGGGTCGTCCGGATAACGGGCGGCGAAGTCGGCGTAGATCGTGTTGGCGGCCGTCACGTTGTCCAGCTTGAGCCAGAGACCGGCGTTCTCGAAGAGCACGGCCGAGGCGTCCTCGGCCTCCGGATAGCGCTCCACGTAAATGGCGTTCATGCGGATGGTGCTGGCCCAGTCCTCGCTTCGATTGTAGCACCAGGCGGCATTGCTGATGGCCGAGCGGGCGTAGGGCGAGTCCGGGTACTCCATGGCCAGCCGCTCGAAGGTGCGGGCGGCGCGGGCCTGGTCCTTCAGCTCGTTGAGGCAGAGGAAGGCGCCCAGGGAGAGGGCCTGGTCGGCGTAGGCGGACTGCGGATGATGGTCGGCCAGGTAGAGGTAGGTCTCGGTGGCCGACGCATGGTCCTGGGCCAGGCTGAACTCGTTGCCCGCATCCATCAGGGCGGCGTCGGCGAAGGGGGAGTCCGGCACGTCCAGGGCCATGCGCCGGAACTCCTCGGCGGCGCGCCGGTGGTCCTCGGCCTTGCGCAGGCCGTCGGCGAAGCTGTAGACGGACTCGGCCTGGCGCTGACGGGCGCGGGCCAGGGCATCGGCCGGCAGGTCCATCCCCTGGATCTCGCGGGCGATGGCCTCCGCCTCCTGGAAGCGCCCCAGGGCGAAGAGACTCTCCAGCTTGAGCTGATAGGCCTCGCCCACTTCGGGCGCCTGGGGCCAGGCGGCGATCAGGCTGTCGAACAGGGCCGTGGCCGCCGCGAAATCGTAATGCGAGTAGTGGAGCTTGCCCTCGAGCAGGCGGTAGCCGGGAGCGCGCTCGTCTTCCGGGAAGAGGTCCACGAAGTTGGCCAGGGCCTCCTTCTTCTTCTCCTCCATGGGTGTCAAGGGCACCAGCACCATGGCGCCCACCGAATCCGGCAGGGCCGGAGCCGGCCCGCCCCGGGCCTCCGTGTCCACCAGGATCTGGGAGAGGGCGATGGCGTTGTAGGCGGCGTCGCGCCGGTCGCGCTTGGGATAGCCGCGGCTGATGGCCAGATACTCGTCATAGGCCGTGCCGTGGTCCTGCAGCTCGGCCTCCAGTGTCTTGGCCAGGTTCCAGTGGATCAGGTAGGCCGAGCTGTCGTCGGGAAAGGACTGCAGGTAGCGGCGGCTCTGCAGCATGTACTCGTCGAAGTCGGCGCGGTGGCGCGTGGCATAGGCATGGTCCAGGGCGATGCCCACGTTCTCCTCGAGGTGCCGCTCGAGCAGCTCCTCGACCCGCGCCCACGTCTCCGCGTCCGAGCGCCAGGGACCTTCCCCCGCGTAGCGCTCATAGAGCTCGTTCTTCTCCTGGTAGGCGAGCTGGGCGTCGGCCAGGGCACCGGGCGCGTAGCACTGGATGATCTTTTCCTGGATGAAAGGCGCCTCCGGCCGGTCCGCATAGAGGGAGAGCAGGCTGTCGTAGGCCGCCACGGCGCGCGGGAAGTCCTGCGTCTCCTCGCGGAAGAGGTCGCCGTAGCGCTCCATCAGGCGCAGGCCCACCCCGGCGCGCAGCTCTCCGTCGTCCGCCACCAGCCGGGTAAGGCCGCCCACCGTCGCCTGGTCCCAGTCGGGATCGGCGTAATTGACGGCGATGTAGGCGATGGATTCGTCCAGCAGGTCGGCCCCCAGGCCCTCCTCCACGTCCTGCTTGCGCACGGCGAACTTGGCCGCCTCGACGAAGTAGGACACGCTCGTCTCGTGTTCCTGCAGGCGGTAGTGGCACCAACCCAGCTTGTAGAGGGCCTTCTCCCGCGCCGGATAATCGTGGTAGTCGAGAATCATGGCGTAGGAGTCGATGGCCTGGCGGATGGCCTCCTCGCCGTCCTGGCGGAACCAGTATTCCCCCAGCCGCATCCAGGCCTCGGGCGCATAGGCGGAAGCGGGAAAGTCCCGCACCAAGTGCTCATAGAGGCGCCGGGACTCCTCCACCTCCACCGGATTGGTCGAGTTCTCCCGGATGTAGGCCACGTTGTACAAGGCGTCGTCCATGAAGTCCGAGTAGGGGAACTCATCGATCACGCGCTGGTACTTCTGCACGGCGTCGGTGAAATCCTTGACCGGTTCGAAGCCGGTGGGCAGCCCCCGCTCCGCCCGCGCCAGCAGGCTGTCCTGGGCGGCGAAATAATGCTCCTCGGAACGCGAGTAGTAGAGTTCGGCGAGCTGCAGGCAGAGCTTGGCCACCACGTCGCGCTGGCTGAAGCGCTGCAGGTTGCGGTCCCGCCGATAGGTGGCGAGGAAGCGCTCGCCCTTGTCGAGCACCGTGTCCCGCACTTGGGCCCTGCGTTTGAGCAGGCTCTCCCGCTCGGCCTCGTACTCGCGCTGGAGGGTGCGCAGCTGACTCTCGTCCAGATCGAAAAGACGGGCCTCCTCGATGCTGCGCAGCAGGTGGATGAGGCGCAGCTTGAGCTTGGAGATCTCAATGTTGATCTCCCCCTGCCTGGGGCCGCTGCGGGAGGCGTCCAGGGCCACCAGCTCACGGTACTGGGCCAGCACCAGGTTGCCCTCGTCGATCCAGGCGCGGGCCCGATCCCCCACCGCCAATTGGGAGACGCGCCCCCAGCGGGCCAGCACGGCCTCCTCGATGCGGACCTTGTCGGAAGTGGCGGCCGGCTGGGCCAGGACGCCGGACACCAGCAGCGTCAGCAGGGCCAGCGCCAGCAGCAGGAGCTTCCTCATGGGCGACCTCCGCCGCCGTTGGCCGCTCCCGCGCCACCCTCGAGCAGGCCGCCGATGCTTTCCAGGTAGCCGTCCAACTCGCGCAGGCGGTCCTCGATGCGGCGCAACTCCTCGAACTCGATGTCGCCGATGGCCAGGCGTGAAAAAGCCAGCTCACTCCAGCGGGGCAGGTTGCTCATGACCGGACGTCGCGGCAGGCGGGCGGCGTGGCTGCGCAGGCCCTCCACCCCGGCCTCCATCCGCAGGTAGCGCTCGCGGTAAAGGGTCTGCAGGGGATCGCTCTCCAGGCCGCGGGGCTGCAGCTCGGCCAGGCGCCCGTCCAGGCGGTTCAGCTCGATGCGCGAACTGACGGCC
This region includes:
- a CDS encoding tetratricopeptide repeat protein, with translation MRKLLLLALALLTLLVSGVLAQPAATSDKVRIEEAVLARWGRVSQLAVGDRARAWIDEGNLVLAQYRELVALDASRSGPRQGEINIEISKLKLRLIHLLRSIEEARLFDLDESQLRTLQREYEAERESLLKRRAQVRDTVLDKGERFLATYRRDRNLQRFSQRDVVAKLCLQLAELYYSRSEEHYFAAQDSLLARAERGLPTGFEPVKDFTDAVQKYQRVIDEFPYSDFMDDALYNVAYIRENSTNPVEVEESRRLYEHLVRDFPASAYAPEAWMRLGEYWFRQDGEEAIRQAIDSYAMILDYHDYPAREKALYKLGWCHYRLQEHETSVSYFVEAAKFAVRKQDVEEGLGADLLDESIAYIAVNYADPDWDQATVGGLTRLVADDGELRAGVGLRLMERYGDLFREETQDFPRAVAAYDSLLSLYADRPEAPFIQEKIIQCYAPGALADAQLAYQEKNELYERYAGEGPWRSDAETWARVEELLERHLEENVGIALDHAYATRHRADFDEYMLQSRRYLQSFPDDSSAYLIHWNLAKTLEAELQDHGTAYDEYLAISRGYPKRDRRDAAYNAIALSQILVDTEARGGPAPALPDSVGAMVLVPLTPMEEKKKEALANFVDLFPEDERAPGYRLLEGKLHYSHYDFAAATALFDSLIAAWPQAPEVGEAYQLKLESLFALGRFQEAEAIAREIQGMDLPADALARARQRQAESVYSFADGLRKAEDHRRAAEEFRRMALDVPDSPFADAALMDAGNEFSLAQDHASATETYLYLADHHPQSAYADQALSLGAFLCLNELKDQARAARTFERLAMEYPDSPYARSAISNAAWCYNRSEDWASTIRMNAIYVERYPEAEDASAVLFENAGLWLKLDNVTAANTIYADFAARYPDDPRTVQAYVERAEYLQRQRDEPAARAEYREAVERNRQLLRRGGAGNPLYASRALRKLVGWRFEDYQRLALHQPELRFEQDLADKKAARDGLLADLSELVQMGTGDVFYARYMIAATHEEFARAYREQERASWLTPEERLRSEVTIQDASHELARVAARSYIGTTQELDAAIESLRRQQRDLGRRRENLEAWLAAAPDSGGLSEDSLSQRLAILRAADLLDSSLTESTIWTSRSRERVPELILASLAIFEQRVDHALALRSQYRDDAFLRLADTDKNILGGTVMVALQGSLDAYREGLEIIGQVGLDRLWLPRVEQRLRLLVHKVPQAGLAFRREAAAEFDLLVDRFLATVDRGENYVDPAGLTEEDYGSDVLDMADFCQGYALSSLLLTERIIQHLIESGLPSSLGGELSDTLAAHALAWSVETKRRRDGLTVRKEDYWRRFEQSASYVHRDAHTTLDDASYFLVQTAREVLVQVEPAVSRTRAGSVPARRLLMALAEMDPAAFGDRFGLSEEGLVVRSGASWRVRRGYVEGFERPDHEESGWMDAQVVGRPALQGLLPGAAALWNPAPGRTLPPDTLSVPADSTEALSGLLAKGALLVDSLDSVVRLALPSQATVVAVADTLYFRHAFELAGTPVGANLQLAADDGFAIFFNGEYIDEQVGGDPNGQAAPTGLMSYELGEFLRSGSNLLAVEVRDRDGLGGGFVLELHVRQIARLTPEMLEAQIQRELEGQRKLDFQRKVSRIHVKNRID